Proteins co-encoded in one Aspergillus luchuensis IFO 4308 DNA, chromosome 6, nearly complete sequence genomic window:
- a CDS encoding uncharacterized protein (InterPro:IPR018466;~PFAM:PF10342;~SECRETED:SignalP(1-23)), giving the protein MHTLKSLLLTALTLSSTLTLTTATTTSSSRTPTYSITEPTSGAIISLNTATVISWNTTEPSTSKLSIHLSKTTNETTNLYTIATNISNSGSISWSPPSRVGTGSDYIVVLEPSSSSETYTSSPFTISSSTNASTTYYPTQGEIVKTGQTTIITWEVERNVSEVSIYLMEGELNDGNGTANGSGLKNVTTITTDIANSGDVACVLPGSVKSGDDYRFAIVDVKDEERVKYSAVFEVVNSGDGDDDSSSSSSSGSGTSDSSGSSSSGDGSGSAAGNGKETSGAAKVWGWGWRKMGWGVVGLVVGSLLV; this is encoded by the coding sequence aTGCACACCctcaaatccctcctcctaaCAGCCCTCACCCTATCATCCACCCTCACtctcaccaccgccaccacaaccagcagcagcagaacccCAACCTACAGCATAACAGAACCCACCTCGGGCGCCATAATCTCCCTCAACACCGCAACCGTCATATCCTGGAACACCACCGAACCCAGCACGTCGAAATTATCCATCCACCTCTCCAAAACCACCAACGAAACAACAAACCTTTACACCATCGCCAccaacatctccaactcaGGCTCAATCTCCTGGTCGCCGCCATCGCGCGTGGGCACCGGCTCCGACTACATCGTCGTCCTAgagccatcttcctcctctgagACATACACCTCGTCCCCCTTCaccatctcatcctccaccaatgCCTCGACAACATATTACCCTACCCAAGGGGAGATCGTCAAAACAGGTCAAACGACGATAATCACTTGGGAAGTGGAGAGGAATGTCTCGGAGGTGAGTATTTATCTTATGGAGGGGGAGTTGAACGATGGCAACGGAACTGCGAATGGAAGTGGGTTGAAGAATGTGACGACTATCACGACGGATATTGCCAATTCGGGGGATGTGGCGTGTGTATTGCCGGGGAGTGTGAAGAGTGGGGATGATTATCGGTTTGCTATTGTGGATGttaaggatgaggagagggtgaagtATTCCGCGGTGTTTGAGGTTGTTAATtcgggtgatggtgatgatgattcgagttcttcttcttcgagtgGTAGTGGAACTTCGGACTCATCTGGGAGTTCGTCGAGTGGGGATGGGTCTGGATCTGCTGCTGGGAATGGAAAGGAGACTTCGGGTGCTGCGAAggtttggggttggggttggaggaagatggggtggggggttgttgggctGGTGGTTGGGTCTTTGCTGGTTTAG